In the genome of Onychostoma macrolepis isolate SWU-2019 chromosome 10, ASM1243209v1, whole genome shotgun sequence, the window CAGGCCACAAGTAGCGGGTCTTCCTATAGAGCTGTTTCACAGGTTGGTTCTCTGCCTCAAGTGGGCGCTTCTGATCAGTTTGCATCTCGGAGAGGCAACCATTACAGTGGATTGCTTCCACCGTCTCAAGCTACCTCTAGCCAAGGGCATATTGACTACTCAAGCCCGTTTCCTCACCCCAAAGCACTTCCAGTCAGTCTGCGGTGTCTGGAGTCCCCGTAAGCAATATGCCTCTGCCTCCCAGGGCAGCTCTAGAGCTCAGTTTGGGGCCTCTACTGGTTTTACCTCGCAGGGAATGAGTGGTTCTGTCCCATCTCAAGGTACCACAAGTCAGTTTGCCCCTGGCTCTCCATCTCCATATGATAGTTTATATTGCAAGTGTGCACTGTCACCCCAAGGTGTAGACCGTGAGTCTACTACTGTTCAGAGTTCACATAAGCAGTTTACCTCTAGATATGGCACCGAGTCAGGGTCTTCTACTCCATTCACCCTGCAAGGAAGTATTGCTTATGATCGATCGCCACGGCCTCAAGGTACTGCAAGTCAACTTGGCCCTGTGTCTCACTCCTATCCAAGTGTATCATCCTCATCCCAAGGTGTTGCCAGTCAGTCTACAACTGTTCAGTTTTCTAGGAAGCAGCTTGCCTCTACTTACACAGGCAGCTCTGGCACCCAGGCTGGGTCCTCTCCTCCCTTCACCCTGCAGGGAAGCACTGCTTATGGTGGATCACCTCAAGATGCCGCAAGTCCATTTGCCCCTGGGTATGAATCCTCTTATGGAAGAGTGTCACTGTCCTCACCCCAAGCTGGTCCATCTACTACTGTTCAGGGTTCACGGAAGCAGTTTACATCTACCTTCACAGGGGGCTCTGGCACCCAGGCTGGGTCCTCTCCTCCCTTCACCCTGCAGGGAAGCACTGCTTATGGTGGATCACCTCAAGATGCCGCAAGTCCATTTGCCCCTGGGTATGAATCCTCTTATGGAAGAGTGTCACTGTCCTCACCCCAAGCTGGTCCATCTACTACTGTTCAGGGTTCACGGAAGCAGTTTACATCTACCTTCACAGGGGGCTCTGGCACCCAGGCTGGGTCCTCTCCTCCCTTCACCCTGCAGGGAAGCACTGCTTATGGTGGATCACCTCAAGATGCCGCAAGTCCATTTGCCCCTGGGTATGAATCCTCTTATGGAAGAGTGTCACTGTCCTCACCCCAAGGTGCTGCTAGTCAGCTTGTCCATGGGTCTTACCCATATGCAAGTGTGTCATTGTCCTCACCCCAAGCTGTTGCTGGTCATGGTACCGTTCAGGATTCACAGAAGCCGTTTACATCTACCTTCACAGGGGCTCTGGCACCCAGGCTGGGTCCTCTCCTCCCTTCACCCTGCAGGAAGCACTGCTTATGGTGGATCACCTCAAGATGCCGCAAGTCCATTTGCCCCTGGGTATGAATCCTCTTATGGAAGAGTGTCACTGTCCTCACCCCAAGGTGCTGCTAGTCAGCTTGTCCATGGGTCTTACCCATATGCAAGTGTGTCATTGTCCTCACCCCAAGCTGGTCCATCTACTACTGTTCAGGGTTCACGGAAGCAGTTTACATCTACCTTCACAGGGGGCTCTGGCACCCAGGCAGGATCCTCTACTCCCTTCACCCTGCAGGGAAGCACTGCTTATGGTGGATCATCTCAGCCTCAAGATGCTGCTAGTCAGCTTGTCCATGGGTCTTACCCATATGCAAGTGTGTCATTGTCCTCACCCCAAGGTGCTGCTAGTCAGTCCAGCCAATCATATCAAGGCGCTTCTGCGTCCCAAAGCCGGGAGTCTCAAAAATGGCAGCCTTCAGCCACTCATTTGACACCAGTTATTCGGACCTCCGATGCTACTGCATCACAGGGTAGCTCTCCAATGCAGTTCTCTTCCCTGTCCTCTGCAGGAGGCTCATCGAGAGTTTCTGGTCAGTTTGTTTCTGCACATGGTGGTAGCACCAGTTACGGTGGCTCTTTCCAATCTCAAAGTCTTTCTAGCAAGTATACCCCTGGGTTCCAGCACTTGCCCTATGAAACAAGTGTTGCTGGTCAAGGTACATCCAGTGCTTCTGAGGTCTTGAGTAGCTACAGTTCAATGAACAACCAGAATGCTCCTGCTCAAC includes:
- the LOC131548710 gene encoding uncharacterized protein LOC131548710 — translated: MGQGWKRLPLLVVFLLFWKNTDGFKGGAYSNAHQQWGQPSDTFSPHAVQSSMPEARVTGTLPVEEVGSSLFSNKPLKSRSKFNLLQFVKGGSSSSQSTSHAQTAPGSSVSAFLPLPLDEQPLSSLTSAGSSISGAASGLSLQTLYAASGSGHLVSTQGGSSSYPAKLGFSDQSTSDGLHLSTSQETSVHKSAEASLPVFSQESISYSSSSAPGATSTSQSSPILSESSGQRVFSQGEGSYSALSQGASSPYTPGSLMSNKLDALPLGVSSQSTSAQSSPSGSPSTQSRSGTQLATSSRYVSVQGGSSSTSFSHKPQGTLGQYAPLSPTKYVSAPMSSPQDIYSQATSSGSSYRAVSQVGSLPQVGASDQFASRRGNHYSGLLPPSQATSSQGHIDYSSPFPHPKALPQYASASQGSSRAQFGASTGFTSQGMSGSVPSQGTTSQFAPGSPSPYDSLYCKCALSPQGVDRESTTVQSSHKQFTSRYGTESGSSTPFTLQGSIAYDRSPRPQGTASQLGPVSHSYPSVSSSSQGVASQSTTVQFSRKQLASTYTGSSGTQAGSSPPFTLQGSTAYGGSPQDAASPFAPGYESSYGRVSLSSPQAGPSTTVQGSRKQFTSTFTGGSGTQAGSSPPFTLQGSTAYGGSPQDAASPFAPGYESSYGRVSLSSPQAGPSTTVQGSRKQFTSTFTGGSGTQAGSSPPFTLQGSTAYGGSPQDAASPFAPGYESSYGRVSLSSPQAGPSTTVQGSRKQFTSTFTGGSGTQAGSSTPFTLQGSTAYGGSSQPQDAASQLVHGSYPYASVSLSSPQGAASQSSQSYQGASASQSRESQKWQPSATHLTPVIRTSDATASQGSSPMQFSSLSSAGGSSRVSGQFVSAHGGSTSYGGSFQSQSLSSKYTPGFQHLPYETSVAGQGTSSASEVLSSYSSMNNQNAPAQPSSSSRFYSVKG